In Rhodanobacter denitrificans, a single window of DNA contains:
- a CDS encoding VOC family protein translates to MFSHVMVGSNDIVRAKRFYDAVLGALGAGEPYHDLAATGHRRLFYRHDGNTFCVTEPIDGGAATFANGGTIGFKCNSPAQVQAFHDTAVAHGGTSIEQPPGLRESDLGALYLAYVRDPDGNKLCAVHRVKREA, encoded by the coding sequence ATGTTCAGTCACGTGATGGTCGGCTCGAACGACATCGTGCGCGCGAAACGGTTCTACGACGCGGTACTGGGCGCGCTCGGCGCGGGCGAGCCGTACCATGACCTCGCCGCCACGGGTCATCGCCGCTTGTTCTATCGGCACGACGGCAACACGTTCTGCGTGACCGAGCCGATCGACGGCGGCGCGGCGACGTTCGCGAACGGCGGCACGATCGGCTTCAAGTGCAACTCGCCCGCGCAGGTGCAGGCGTTCCATGACACGGCCGTGGCCCATGGCGGCACCTCGATCGAGCAGCCACCCGGGCTGCGCGAAAGCGACCTCGGCGCGCTGTACCTGGCGTACGTGCGCGACCCGGACGGCAACAAGCTATGCGCGGTCCACCGCGTCAAGCGCGAGGCGTGA